A region of Vitis vinifera cultivar Pinot Noir 40024 chromosome 13, ASM3070453v1 DNA encodes the following proteins:
- the LOC104881312 gene encoding uncharacterized protein LOC104881312 has translation MEAEAESKTSGGWSSATNWSIAEGGLVNSITVESSLSPIDESPPKSPLILNPPSADSAPCEIKISFTQKHEVRQVYVRSTARVYEMYWAPDLQSINEYLCTVRCSIAAKDEKSLHATDIEEPVSAKIEGSDGKPAEENLKNGSSVSSNEDGWVEVKVPDSHSLDNRSSSLQSKINTNVGRISQDFYEATAEISDADPCISLTLRLLSLQNKECVYVDEIYVFADPVVSDSSDSQVGCVENPAGSSLMAMLVPTLLQLSKAGINQKQAKSVPDTREDQRFSKIGSTATDSANISNKIQLEGKSCLPVQQEAHEAAAEQAPASVKISNLVAGSKPDSAAKENNLPYNQLEKTMEQLVLRVGRIESLFLRFEESMLKPISSVEARLQRVEQQLEALTKKLEGPGVISSTRIFAPEFQCNESDSNSCTEPSDYPSHGALECDKKDSVNASLLLPSLVVIAPEFSNGDDEENDASEQVNDSQRDEIRENDASEPVKDSPRDKPKHTMSVDDALASALAGFLSSTSTRPSKYTETLTVRAPEFPSEEDSSEDKIASPRVHREISNGTENTKDSISTSCNLSSSESGVEVDNDILGETAEGIEKQGQLGYDGEEVNSGESAISFSIVEENMTASRIDDHQTIEETDKTEASSIPISDEIYVPIHFLGDQIDDGSDTPTPQKETVESTYLTNATEVKDGQTTKDILQDVLQFSCSSAVDFQVPILDVKFISQENSNTNSSLEGLLTDTPEPNSSNLEASCIEETTNNHLLLDFDSYTEAPAGMEGEKLQDPHTCSKDGPFESLI, from the exons TCATTCTGAATCCTCCCTCAGCCGATTCCGCCCCCTGCGAGATCAAGA TTAGCTTCACTCAAAAACATGAGGTACGGCAGGTCTATGTTCGAAGTACGGCTCGAGTCTATGAGATGTACTGGGCACCTGATCTGCAGAGTATCAATGAATATCTCTGTACTGTTCGCTGCAGCATTGCTGCCAAAGATGAAAAATCACTTCATGCAACTGATATTGAAGAACCTGTTTCTGCAAAAATAGAAGGGTCTGATGGGAAACCGGCtgaagagaatttgaaaaatggCAGTAGTGTTAGCTCAAATGAAGATGGCTGGGTGGAGGTAAAAGTTCCTGATTCCCATTCACTTGATAACAGAAGCAGTTCTTTGCAATCAAAGATTAATACCAATGTAGGAAGGATCTCACAG GATTTTTATGAGGCTACAGCAGAGATTTCTGATGCAGACCCTTGCATATCCCTTACACTTCGATTGCTGTCGCTTCAGAATAAAGAATGTGTATATGTTGACGAAATTTATGTGTTTGCGGATCCTGTTGTGTCAGACAGTTCAGACAGTCAGGTGGGATGTGTGGAAAACCCAGCTGGAAGTTCTCTTATGGCCATGCTTGTGCCTACCCTTTTGCAACTATCTAAAGCAGGGATTAACCAAAAACAAGCTAAAAGCGTGCCTGATACAAGGGAAGATCAGAGGTTCTCAAAAATTGGGTCAACAGCAACTGATTCGGCCAATATTTCAAATAAGATTCAGCTGGAAGGAAAATCCTGCCTTCCTGTTCAGCAGGAAGCACATGAGGCTGCTGCTGAACAAGCCCCTGCCTCGGTGAAGATCTCCAACCTAGTTGCAGGGAGCAAACCTGATTCTgctgcaaaagaaaataatttgcCGTACAATCAACTTGAAAAAACCATGGAACAGCTTGTTTTGCGAGTTGGCAGAATAGAATCTCTCTTTTTGAGGTTTGAAGAAAGCATGCTAAAGCCCATAAGTAGCGTTGAGGCCAGGCTCCAACGAGTGGAGCAACAACTGGAAGCACTCACCAAGAAACTCGAGGGCCCTGGAGTCATCTCTAGCACCAGAATTTTTGCTCCTGAATTTCAATGCAATGAATCAGATTCCAACTCCTGTACTGAACCAAGTGATTATCCTAGTCATGGAGCATTGGAATGTGATAAGAAGGATTCAGTAAATGCCTCTCTCCTGCTCCCTAGTCTTGTGGTTATTGCACCAGAGTTTTCAAATGGtgatgatgaagaaaatgatgcATCAGAGCAAGTGAACGATTCTCAGAGGGATGAAATCAGAGAAAATGATGCATCAGAACCAGTGAAGGATTCTCCCAGGGATAAGCCAAAACATACCATGTCAGTTGATGATGCTTTAGCTTCTGCACTCGCTGGATTTCTATCATCCACTTCTACCAGGCCATCAAAATATACTGAAACTCTGACAGTTAGAGCTCCAGAGTTTCCAAGTGAAGAAGATAGTAGTGAGGACAAAATAGCTTCACCAAGAGTTCATCGTGAAATATCTAATGGGACAGAGAACACTAAGGATTCTATTTCAACTTCCTGCAATCTTTCTTCTTCAGAGAGTGGTGTGGAAGTGGATAATGACATTTTGGGTGAAACAGCTGAAGGAATTGAGAAACAGGGCCAGCTTGGTTATGACGGGGAAGAAGTCAATTCTGGGGAATCTGCTATCAGCTTTTCGATTGTTGAAGAAAATATGACTGCATCCAGAATAGATGATCATCAGACCATAGAAGAAACCGACAAAACAGAGGCTAGCAGCATTCCAATTTCTGATGAAATTTATGTTCCTATCCATTTTCTTGGAGACCAGATTGATGATGGCTCCGATACTCCCACTCCCCAGAAAGAAACTGTTGAAAGCACTTATCTAACTAATGCTACAGAAGTTAAAGATGGACAAACTACCAAAGACATTCTGCAAGATGTTCTCCAATTCTCGTGTTCTTCTGCAGTGGATTTCCAAGTTCCAATATTGGATGTGAAGTTCATTTCTCAGGAAAATTCCAATACCAACTCCTCTCTTGAAGGCCTTCTGACCGACACCCCAGAACCCAACTCATCCAACCTTGAAGCTTCTTGCATTGAGGAAACCACCAACAACCATCTTTTGTTGGACTTTGACAGTTACACTGAGGCGCCTGCAGGTATGGAGGGTGAAAAACTGCAGGACCCTCACACATGCAGCAAGGATGGACCGTTCGAGAGTCTCATATAA